The proteins below are encoded in one region of Pseudonocardia sp. DSM 110487:
- a CDS encoding NAD-dependent epimerase/dehydratase family protein: MALQVVVGAGAVGVATARLLAARGDQVRLVSRRGTGPEHPSVERVGADATDSAALARIAHGAVALYNCAAPPYHRWTLDWPPLANALLDTAEATGAVLVSAGNLYLYGPVDGPLTEDVPARPAGPKARVRARMWQDALARHEAGRIRTADVRASDHIGAGSQSMLTLAVLPRVLAGRRASVPADLDAPRTWTAVGDVARTLVAVADDEHAWGRAWHVPSVPPLSVREVVTRSCALADAPPPRLSTMPGFVLWLGGFADPLVRELRETQYQFRGPFIMDSTAAVAALGITATPIDESLAETVSRPATEPARPARRR; encoded by the coding sequence GTGGCGCTGCAGGTGGTCGTGGGAGCGGGCGCGGTGGGGGTGGCGACGGCCCGGCTGCTCGCCGCCCGTGGCGATCAGGTTCGGCTGGTCAGCAGGCGGGGGACCGGGCCGGAGCACCCGTCCGTCGAGCGGGTCGGCGCGGACGCGACCGACTCCGCCGCCCTCGCCCGCATCGCGCACGGCGCGGTCGCCCTCTACAACTGCGCCGCGCCGCCGTACCACCGCTGGACGCTCGACTGGCCGCCGCTTGCGAACGCGCTGCTCGACACCGCCGAGGCAACCGGTGCCGTCCTCGTCTCGGCCGGCAACCTCTACCTCTACGGCCCGGTCGACGGCCCGCTCACCGAGGACGTGCCGGCGCGCCCGGCCGGGCCGAAGGCGCGCGTCCGGGCCCGGATGTGGCAGGACGCGCTCGCCCGCCACGAGGCCGGTCGGATCCGCACCGCGGACGTACGGGCGTCCGACCACATCGGTGCTGGATCCCAGTCGATGCTCACTCTCGCGGTGCTGCCTCGGGTGCTCGCCGGCAGGCGGGCGAGTGTGCCCGCGGACCTCGACGCCCCGCGCACCTGGACCGCCGTCGGGGACGTCGCCCGCACCCTCGTCGCCGTCGCCGACGACGAGCACGCATGGGGCCGGGCGTGGCACGTACCGAGCGTGCCGCCGCTTTCCGTGCGTGAGGTCGTCACCCGGTCGTGTGCGCTGGCCGACGCCCCGCCGCCGCGGCTGTCGACCATGCCGGGGTTCGTCCTCTGGCTCGGGGGGTTCGCGGACCCGCTGGTCCGCGAGCTGCGGGAGACCCAGTACCAGTTCCGCGGCCCGTTCATCATGGACTCGACGGCGGCCGTCGCCGCGCTGGGCATCACCGCCACGCCGATCGACGAGAGCCTGGCGGAGACCGTCAGTCGGCCCGCAACGGAGCCGGCTCGCCCAGCGCGTCGGCGATGA
- a CDS encoding glutamate--cysteine ligase — MTKRTLGVEEEFLLVDPRTGRPRAVGQAVLAASGEGELTAELQQEQVETNTKPCSTLDELSRQIRSARSAAAAAAADVGVALVPLATSPLPVEPTIMPTWRYAEMARRFGLTVAEGLTCGCHVHVAVDSPEEGVAVLDRIRPWLAPLLALSVNSPFWNGEDSGYRSYRAQAWQRWPLAGPYAPFGSAAAYRAFVDTALATDTLIDEGMIYIEARLSWHLPTVEVRVADVCREPDDAVLVAGLVRSLVQTAAAAAARGSAPDPVRTEVLQLAEWRASRWGMEAQLLDPRTWRPAPAAEVQDALLAHVAPALDESGDLHLVRELLDGVLRRGTGAHRQRDVMARTGDLADVVLDAVHPSPVVE, encoded by the coding sequence GTGACGAAACGGACGCTCGGCGTCGAGGAGGAGTTCCTGCTCGTCGACCCGCGGACCGGCAGGCCGCGGGCGGTCGGGCAGGCGGTGCTCGCCGCGTCCGGGGAGGGAGAGCTCACCGCCGAGCTGCAGCAGGAGCAGGTGGAGACCAACACCAAGCCGTGCAGCACGCTCGACGAGCTCTCCCGGCAGATCCGATCCGCGCGGTCTGCTGCTGCGGCGGCCGCCGCCGACGTCGGCGTGGCGCTCGTCCCGCTCGCGACCTCACCGCTCCCGGTGGAGCCGACGATCATGCCGACGTGGCGGTACGCGGAGATGGCCCGCCGGTTCGGGCTCACCGTCGCGGAGGGCCTCACCTGCGGGTGCCACGTCCACGTCGCGGTCGACTCGCCGGAGGAGGGTGTCGCCGTCCTCGACCGGATCCGGCCGTGGCTCGCACCCCTGCTCGCGCTGTCGGTCAACTCCCCGTTCTGGAACGGGGAGGACTCCGGGTACCGCAGCTACCGCGCGCAGGCATGGCAGCGCTGGCCGCTGGCAGGCCCGTACGCGCCGTTCGGGTCCGCCGCGGCGTACCGGGCGTTCGTCGACACCGCGCTCGCCACGGACACGCTGATCGACGAGGGGATGATCTACATCGAGGCGCGGCTGTCGTGGCACCTCCCGACCGTCGAGGTGCGGGTGGCCGACGTCTGCCGGGAACCCGACGACGCGGTGCTCGTGGCCGGGCTCGTCAGGTCATTGGTGCAGACCGCGGCCGCCGCCGCGGCCCGCGGCTCGGCCCCGGACCCGGTGCGCACCGAGGTGCTGCAGCTCGCGGAGTGGCGCGCCAGCCGCTGGGGCATGGAGGCGCAGCTCCTCGACCCCCGCACCTGGCGCCCCGCCCCGGCCGCCGAGGTGCAGGACGCGCTGCTCGCGCACGTCGCACCGGCGCTGGACGAGTCGGGCGACCTCCACCTCGTGCGCGAGCTGCTCGATGGGGTTCTGCGCAGGGGCACCGGCGCGCACCGCCAACGCGACGTCATGGCCAGGACGGGCGACCTGGCGGATGTCGTCCTCGACGCGGTGCACCCGTCCCCGGTGGTCGAGTAG
- a CDS encoding 3-hydroxyacyl-CoA dehydrogenase NAD-binding domain-containing protein, translating into MKNQTAADQKAVRWENGEDGIVVVTLDDPDRSANTMNDRFVADFGECVDALSAGKDDITGVIITSAKKTFFAGGDLDTLSKATKDDAATVMESSMTVKKHLRRLETLGKPVVAAMNGTALGGGLEIGLACHHRIGLDAKGVVYGQPEVTLGLLPGAGGVVRTVRMLGIANAVMNVLVQGQRHKPAKALEVGIIDDLAATPEEMLEKARAWIAAHPESRQPWEEPGYRIPGGTPSTPKLASILPAFPANLRKQLKGAPMPAPRNILAAAVESTQVDVDTAFRIEARYFAELVTGQTSKNMTKAFFYDLQAINGGESRPDGHEQWQPTKVAVLGAGMMGAGIAYVCALAGWEVVLKDVSLEAAEKGKAYSEGLVAKGVKRGKTTLEKGEALLQRITPTADYNDLAGCDMIIEAVFESVQLKQEVFREAMKVVEPDALLCSNTSTLPITELAAGLDRHGDFIGLHFFSPVDKMPLVEIVRGERTSDAAVAKAFDVTLGIKKTPIVVNDSRGFFTSRVIGTFLNEGVAMLAEGIDPQTIEQASSQAGYPAPVLQLMDELTLTLPQKIRNESKAAVEAAGGTWEPHPAEAIIDRLVAEFDRKGKSAGAGFYEYADGKRTGLWPGLRTELGATNHDVDLPELSERMLFVEAIETQKCFDEGVLTSVPDANIGSIFGIGFPPWTGGVVQYVEGYPGGVAGFVRRADELAKKYGTRFEVPASLRARAAAAA; encoded by the coding sequence GTGAAGAATCAAACGGCGGCTGACCAGAAAGCCGTCCGCTGGGAGAACGGCGAGGACGGGATCGTCGTCGTCACGCTCGACGACCCGGACCGCAGCGCGAACACGATGAACGACCGCTTCGTCGCTGACTTCGGCGAGTGCGTCGACGCGCTGTCGGCCGGCAAGGACGACATCACCGGCGTGATCATCACCTCGGCGAAGAAGACGTTCTTCGCCGGCGGCGACCTCGACACCTTGAGCAAGGCGACCAAGGACGACGCCGCCACCGTCATGGAGAGCTCCATGACGGTGAAGAAGCACCTGCGCAGGCTGGAGACGCTGGGCAAGCCGGTGGTCGCCGCGATGAACGGCACCGCGCTCGGCGGGGGTCTGGAGATCGGGCTCGCGTGCCACCACCGCATCGGGCTGGACGCCAAGGGTGTGGTCTACGGGCAGCCCGAGGTGACGCTCGGCCTGCTGCCCGGCGCCGGTGGTGTGGTGCGCACGGTGCGGATGCTGGGCATCGCGAACGCCGTGATGAACGTGCTGGTACAGGGGCAGCGGCACAAGCCGGCGAAGGCCCTCGAAGTCGGCATCATCGACGACCTGGCGGCCACCCCGGAGGAGATGCTGGAGAAGGCGCGCGCCTGGATCGCGGCCCATCCGGAGTCGCGGCAGCCGTGGGAGGAGCCGGGCTACCGGATCCCCGGCGGCACCCCGTCGACCCCGAAGCTCGCCTCGATCCTCCCGGCCTTCCCCGCCAACCTGCGCAAGCAGCTCAAGGGCGCCCCGATGCCTGCCCCGCGCAACATCCTCGCGGCGGCCGTCGAGAGCACGCAGGTCGATGTCGACACGGCGTTCCGCATCGAGGCCCGCTACTTCGCGGAGCTGGTCACCGGGCAGACCTCGAAGAACATGACCAAGGCGTTCTTCTACGACCTGCAGGCCATCAACGGTGGCGAGTCCCGGCCGGACGGCCACGAGCAGTGGCAGCCCACGAAGGTCGCGGTGCTCGGCGCCGGGATGATGGGCGCGGGCATCGCGTACGTGTGCGCGCTCGCAGGCTGGGAGGTCGTGCTCAAGGACGTCTCGCTGGAGGCGGCCGAGAAGGGCAAGGCCTACTCCGAGGGGCTCGTCGCGAAGGGCGTCAAGCGCGGGAAGACCACGCTGGAGAAGGGTGAGGCGCTCCTGCAGCGGATCACGCCCACCGCCGACTACAACGACCTCGCGGGCTGCGACATGATCATCGAAGCCGTGTTCGAGTCGGTGCAGCTCAAGCAGGAGGTCTTCCGCGAGGCGATGAAGGTCGTCGAGCCGGATGCCCTGCTCTGCTCCAACACCTCCACCCTGCCGATCACCGAGCTCGCCGCCGGTCTGGACCGGCATGGTGACTTCATCGGGCTGCACTTCTTCTCACCCGTCGACAAGATGCCGCTCGTGGAGATCGTCCGGGGCGAACGGACCTCGGACGCGGCGGTCGCCAAGGCGTTCGACGTCACGCTCGGGATCAAGAAGACCCCGATCGTCGTCAACGACAGCCGCGGCTTCTTCACCAGCCGGGTGATCGGCACGTTCCTCAACGAGGGCGTCGCGATGCTCGCGGAGGGCATCGACCCGCAGACGATCGAGCAGGCCTCCTCGCAGGCCGGCTACCCGGCGCCGGTCCTGCAGCTGATGGACGAGCTCACGCTCACGCTGCCGCAGAAGATCCGCAACGAGTCGAAGGCGGCAGTCGAGGCGGCGGGCGGCACCTGGGAGCCGCACCCGGCCGAGGCGATCATCGACCGGCTCGTCGCCGAGTTCGACCGCAAGGGCAAGAGCGCAGGCGCCGGGTTCTACGAGTACGCCGACGGCAAGCGCACGGGCCTGTGGCCCGGCCTGCGCACCGAGCTGGGAGCCACGAACCACGACGTCGACCTGCCCGAGCTGTCCGAGCGCATGCTGTTCGTCGAGGCGATCGAGACGCAGAAGTGCTTCGACGAGGGCGTGCTCACCTCGGTGCCCGATGCCAACATCGGCTCGATCTTCGGCATCGGCTTCCCCCCGTGGACGGGCGGTGTCGTGCAGTACGTCGAGGGCTACCCCGGCGGCGTGGCGGGCTTCGTGAGGCGGGCGGATGAGCTGGCGAAGAAGTACGGGACGCGCTTCGAGGTCCCGGCCAGCCTCCGCGCCAGGGCGGCAGCGGCGGCTTAG
- a CDS encoding thioesterase family protein, translated as MSDVFTFPIAVRYMEVDAQGVVFNGWYLTYFDEAMSAFLTARGMPYQKMIESGYDVQLVRSEIDWRSGLRWQDTAEVAVSTARIGRTSFALDFEVRRDGHEVTCMGRTVYVVVAADGSGKREIPAFIADALGEPAPLRAD; from the coding sequence ATGAGCGACGTATTCACCTTCCCCATCGCGGTTCGGTACATGGAGGTCGACGCCCAGGGCGTCGTGTTCAACGGCTGGTACCTCACCTACTTCGACGAGGCCATGTCGGCCTTCCTCACCGCCCGCGGCATGCCGTACCAGAAGATGATCGAGTCCGGCTACGACGTGCAGCTCGTGCGCTCGGAGATCGACTGGAGATCCGGGCTGCGCTGGCAGGACACGGCAGAGGTGGCCGTGTCGACCGCCCGCATCGGGCGCACCAGCTTCGCGCTGGACTTCGAGGTGCGGCGCGACGGGCACGAGGTCACGTGCATGGGTCGCACGGTCTACGTGGTGGTCGCCGCCGACGGCTCCGGCAAGCGCGAGATCCCGGCGTTCATCGCCGACGCGCTGGGCGAGCCGGCTCCGTTGCGGGCCGACTGA
- a CDS encoding TetR/AcrR family transcriptional regulator: MPAPSLRARVRAELVDEIKAAARRRLAIDGPGLTLRAVARDLEMVPSALYRYFDGRDALLTALITDAYEELGAAAEAAEAAVEPSDLRGRWMALCRAVRHWALDHPAEYALLYGTPVPGYTAPADTMPPASRVVVALVRVAAEASRAVDVPVAPALHADLDRIVTQAVGPPTDARPTDRALLAGLAAWSQLFGLVSFEVFGRLAEMFEDPAAHFDHQMQTMADLAGLP, translated from the coding sequence GTGCCCGCCCCGTCCCTGCGCGCTCGTGTGCGCGCCGAGCTCGTCGACGAGATCAAGGCGGCCGCCCGCCGCCGCCTGGCGATCGACGGCCCCGGCCTGACGCTGCGCGCGGTCGCGCGCGATCTCGAGATGGTGCCGTCCGCGCTCTACCGCTACTTCGACGGCCGCGACGCCCTGCTCACCGCCCTGATCACGGACGCGTACGAGGAGCTCGGCGCCGCCGCGGAGGCGGCGGAGGCCGCCGTGGAACCGTCCGACCTGCGTGGGCGCTGGATGGCGCTCTGCCGGGCGGTGCGGCACTGGGCTCTGGACCACCCCGCCGAGTACGCGCTGCTCTACGGCACGCCGGTGCCCGGCTACACCGCGCCGGCCGACACCATGCCGCCCGCGTCGCGGGTGGTCGTGGCGCTGGTCCGGGTGGCCGCGGAGGCGTCGCGGGCGGTGGACGTCCCGGTCGCCCCGGCACTGCACGCGGATCTCGACCGGATCGTCACCCAGGCCGTAGGCCCTCCCACGGACGCCCGCCCCACCGACCGAGCCCTGCTGGCCGGGCTCGCCGCGTGGAGCCAACTGTTCGGCCTGGTGAGCTTCGAGGTGTTCGGCCGGCTCGCGGAGATGTTCGAGGACCCGGCCGCGCATTTCGACCACCAGATGCAGACGATGGCCGATCTCGCGGGACTACCCTGA
- a CDS encoding alpha/beta hydrolase: MSESRDWTFEGHAGELTARTWPRANARYIALLCHGYGEHIGRYEHVADALVRNGAVVHGVDHIGHGRSAGERVLITDYEPVVSDFHELATRVRDPKLPTVLVGHSMGGMIAARYAQRYGHELAALVLSGPVLGRWDAASGLLASAEIPDTPIDPDALSRDPAVGKAYADDPLVWHGRFQRATLEAIVACLDRIRSHGPLGALPTLWVHGEDDQIVPIDATRDGIAGLRGVVFEEKTYPGARHEVFNETNKDKVLTDVTAFIGRAV; encoded by the coding sequence GTGTCCGAATCGCGGGACTGGACCTTCGAGGGGCACGCGGGTGAGCTCACCGCCCGCACCTGGCCCCGGGCGAATGCGCGCTACATCGCGCTGCTCTGCCACGGCTACGGCGAACACATCGGACGGTACGAGCACGTCGCCGACGCGCTGGTGCGCAACGGCGCGGTCGTGCACGGCGTCGACCACATCGGCCACGGCAGGAGCGCAGGCGAGCGGGTGCTGATCACCGACTACGAGCCGGTCGTGAGCGACTTCCACGAGCTCGCGACGAGGGTCCGAGACCCGAAGCTGCCCACCGTGCTCGTCGGACACTCGATGGGCGGGATGATCGCGGCGCGCTACGCCCAGCGCTACGGCCACGAGCTCGCCGCCCTCGTGCTCTCCGGGCCCGTGCTCGGTCGCTGGGACGCGGCGAGCGGCTTGCTCGCTTCAGCCGAGATCCCGGACACCCCGATCGACCCCGACGCGCTCTCCCGCGACCCCGCGGTGGGCAAGGCCTACGCCGACGACCCGCTCGTGTGGCACGGCCGCTTCCAGCGCGCCACCCTCGAGGCCATCGTCGCGTGCCTCGACCGCATCCGCTCCCACGGCCCGCTCGGCGCTCTTCCCACGCTCTGGGTACACGGCGAGGACGACCAGATCGTCCCGATCGACGCCACCCGCGACGGCATCGCCGGCCTGCGCGGCGTGGTGTTCGAGGAGAAGACCTACCCGGGCGCCCGGCACGAGGTCTTCAACGAGACCAACAAGGACAAGGTCCTCACGGACGTCACGGCGTTCATCGGCCGCGCGGTCTGA
- a CDS encoding MerR family transcriptional regulator yields the protein MAAPSLPDRGELLTIDQLADRSGITVRNIRYYTARGLLPPPQLRGRTGLYGPDHLARLELVSELSALGFTLSAIESHLERLPPQAGQAELALHRALLTPWVPEEIEEIDRDELEKRAGRALSDEDLESLRDLGAVTPLPDGRLQLHGAGTLGSALAVIDSHLPTDVWRRAHGLIEKHTTALAEELMAMFQDEVLQPYRDRGHRADERNRLAAALSQLKPVTVLGLVTAFGRAVNRTIRERLGD from the coding sequence ATGGCGGCACCATCGCTACCCGACCGGGGCGAGCTCCTCACGATCGACCAGCTCGCCGACCGCTCGGGCATCACGGTCCGCAACATCCGGTACTACACCGCCCGCGGGCTGCTCCCGCCGCCGCAGCTGCGCGGCCGTACCGGGCTGTACGGCCCCGATCACCTCGCCCGGCTGGAGCTGGTCAGCGAGCTGTCGGCACTGGGCTTCACCCTCTCCGCGATCGAGAGCCACCTGGAACGCCTCCCCCCACAGGCAGGGCAGGCCGAGCTGGCGCTGCACCGCGCGCTGCTCACGCCGTGGGTGCCGGAGGAGATCGAGGAGATCGATCGGGACGAGCTGGAGAAGCGCGCGGGCCGAGCCCTGTCGGACGAGGACCTCGAGTCGCTGCGCGACCTCGGCGCCGTCACCCCGCTGCCCGACGGCCGCCTCCAGCTGCACGGCGCAGGCACGCTCGGCAGCGCGCTCGCCGTGATCGATTCACACCTGCCGACCGACGTATGGCGCCGCGCACACGGCCTCATCGAGAAACACACCACGGCGCTGGCCGAGGAACTGATGGCGATGTTCCAGGACGAGGTTCTCCAGCCCTACCGCGACCGCGGCCACCGCGCCGACGAGCGGAACCGCCTTGCGGCGGCGCTGTCCCAGCTCAAGCCGGTGACGGTGCTCGGGCTGGTCACGGCGTTCGGTCGGGCGGTCAACCGCACGATCCGGGAGCGCCTGGGCGACTGA
- a CDS encoding phosphotransferase family protein, producing MPNGGGNRLGFDELPVRVRRAIEEILGAPVVAAHTQPGGFSPGLAARLVLADGRRAFAKAVGVERNPDAPGFHRREVEVLAALPPDLPVPRLIGSYDEGNWVALVVEDVEGETPAEPWRPGELARVVEAMAGLADRLTPSPIAIRPIAALDENGFRGWRTLAADPAAAAPLGPAVRARIDELAAIEDGWAAAAAGDSLVHGDLRADNILLTPHDVVFVDWPHAKIGAPWLDLLFLLPSAAVTGTDPEEVWAAYPPARKADPDAVTAVLVALTGFFLRHSVLPPPPNLERVREFQRVQGEAALRWVDARLR from the coding sequence ATGCCGAACGGAGGCGGAAACCGGCTGGGATTCGACGAGCTGCCCGTGCGGGTCCGCAGGGCGATCGAGGAGATCCTCGGCGCGCCCGTCGTGGCGGCGCACACGCAGCCCGGCGGGTTCTCGCCCGGCCTCGCCGCTCGCCTCGTGCTCGCCGACGGACGGCGGGCGTTCGCCAAGGCGGTGGGCGTCGAGCGCAACCCCGACGCGCCGGGGTTCCATCGGCGGGAGGTGGAGGTGCTCGCCGCCCTGCCGCCCGACCTGCCCGTTCCCCGCCTCATCGGCAGCTACGACGAGGGTAACTGGGTGGCGCTCGTGGTCGAGGACGTGGAGGGCGAGACGCCCGCGGAGCCGTGGCGCCCCGGCGAGCTCGCCAGGGTGGTCGAGGCCATGGCCGGGCTCGCCGACCGGCTCACCCCGAGCCCGATCGCGATCCGCCCGATCGCGGCGCTCGACGAGAACGGCTTCCGGGGCTGGCGGACGCTCGCCGCCGATCCGGCCGCGGCCGCCCCGCTTGGCCCCGCGGTCCGCGCTCGGATCGACGAGCTCGCCGCGATCGAGGACGGCTGGGCCGCGGCGGCAGCGGGCGACTCGCTGGTGCACGGCGACCTGCGCGCCGACAACATCCTGCTGACGCCGCACGATGTCGTCTTCGTCGACTGGCCGCACGCCAAGATCGGTGCGCCGTGGCTCGACCTGCTGTTCCTGCTGCCGAGCGCCGCGGTCACCGGCACCGACCCGGAGGAGGTCTGGGCCGCCTACCCGCCGGCGCGCAAGGCGGACCCGGACGCGGTCACCGCCGTTCTCGTCGCACTGACGGGATTCTTCCTGCGGCACTCGGTGCTGCCGCCACCTCCGAACCTGGAGCGCGTGCGGGAGTTCCAGCGGGTGCAGGGCGAGGCGGCGCTGCGCTGGGTCGACGCCCGCCTGCGCTGA
- a CDS encoding acetyl-CoA C-acetyltransferase → MPEAYVYDAIRTPRGRGKASGSLYEVKPVSLVVGLIHELRARYPELDPAAIDDVVLGVVSPIGDQGGDIAKTAAILGGLPDTTAGVQHNRFCASGLDAVNSAAHQVRAGMADFVLAGGVESMSRVPMGSDGGAWAMDPETSYETGFVPQGIGADLIATLEGWTRDDVDAYALESQTRAAKAWANGYFARSVVPVKDRNGLVVLDRDEHVRAGTTMEALGGLQPSFAMIGDQGGFDAVALQRYHWVEKIDHVHHAGNSSGIVDGAALVLIGTEAAGKAAGLTPRARIVSTALSGADPTIMLTGPAPATRKALARAGMTADQIDLFEMNEAFAAVVMRFMKDMGVPHDKVNVNGGAIAMGHPLGATGAMILGTLIDELERRDQRFGVATLCVGGGMGIATVVERLS, encoded by the coding sequence ATGCCCGAGGCGTACGTCTACGACGCCATCCGCACTCCTCGCGGCCGGGGCAAGGCCTCCGGATCGCTGTACGAGGTGAAGCCGGTATCGCTCGTCGTCGGCCTCATCCACGAGCTGCGTGCCCGCTACCCGGAGCTCGACCCGGCCGCGATCGACGACGTCGTGCTCGGCGTCGTCTCGCCGATCGGCGACCAGGGCGGTGACATCGCCAAGACCGCCGCCATCCTCGGGGGCCTGCCGGACACCACCGCGGGCGTGCAGCACAACCGGTTCTGCGCCTCGGGGCTCGACGCGGTGAACAGCGCCGCCCACCAGGTGCGGGCCGGCATGGCCGACTTCGTGCTCGCGGGCGGCGTCGAGAGCATGTCCCGGGTGCCGATGGGCTCCGACGGGGGCGCGTGGGCGATGGATCCGGAGACCTCGTACGAGACGGGCTTCGTGCCGCAGGGCATCGGCGCCGACCTCATCGCCACGCTCGAGGGCTGGACCCGCGACGACGTCGACGCGTACGCGCTCGAGTCGCAGACGCGCGCCGCGAAGGCGTGGGCGAACGGGTACTTCGCGCGCTCGGTCGTGCCGGTGAAGGACCGCAACGGCCTCGTTGTGCTCGACCGCGACGAGCACGTGCGCGCCGGCACCACGATGGAGGCGCTCGGCGGGCTGCAGCCCTCGTTCGCGATGATCGGCGACCAGGGTGGGTTCGACGCCGTGGCGCTGCAGCGCTACCACTGGGTCGAGAAGATCGACCACGTGCACCACGCCGGCAACTCCTCCGGCATCGTCGACGGCGCCGCGCTCGTGCTCATCGGCACCGAGGCGGCGGGCAAGGCCGCCGGCCTGACCCCGCGGGCCCGGATCGTCTCCACCGCACTGTCCGGCGCCGACCCGACGATCATGCTGACCGGACCGGCGCCCGCCACCCGCAAGGCACTCGCCAGGGCGGGGATGACCGCCGACCAGATCGACCTGTTCGAGATGAACGAGGCCTTCGCCGCCGTCGTCATGCGCTTCATGAAGGACATGGGCGTGCCGCACGACAAGGTCAACGTCAACGGTGGCGCGATCGCAATGGGCCACCCGCTCGGCGCCACCGGCGCCATGATCCTCGGCACCCTCATCGACGAGCTCGAACGCCGCGACCAGCGCTTCGGCGTCGCCACGCTCTGCGTCGGCGGCGGCATGGGCATCGCCACCGTCGTCGAGCGCCTCTCCTGA